A region of Drosophila suzukii chromosome 2L, CBGP_Dsuzu_IsoJpt1.0, whole genome shotgun sequence DNA encodes the following proteins:
- the Nup154 gene encoding nuclear pore complex protein Nup154, with amino-acid sequence MTAPQAQLDFLVTAGSMLEWHDNLDRNKPGLLELTGVSQHGRATMSGLNDYDYQSLSFLKSDETHNLQQLRTVTKSAIPNEILEHFKHIKCHCTMGLFPEIGRAWLTIDSEIYIWTFNQARDVAYYDGLSHLIVSVGLIKPKAGVFVEDVKYLLLLTTPIEVIVLGVTFGEGSCNEMQLMNKPIFVIATDNVSISVIKGTDDGRIFLGGRDGCLYEIFYQAESSWFGKRCKKINLSQGLVSFMVPSFLKVFSEVDPIERIEIDNSRKLLYILTERGAIEAWDISTDYTNARRLGRITQNDITNQAVSLITTVDPSIFKSVKAICPLSADDAGKLHLVAVTQCGVRLYFSTTSLNVQQQFNATAVSSQGDNTGFGQSVTQPPLSPGADAPKGLYLLHVRLPPGYTPNATTNKPKQVHAAHYTEGTMLMITTQQQEQDLLWSVSSAPSVNFTYLVESTALESLDGVVWGLAEVQESSKRLLKSPLNSARHSRKVALLTNQGTHIIELLKMVDVLRQILLSCHGPHHEEVKMFFQSQNQREACVTALLLATSDKYRGGDIALWATQAFMLYGGEPCFQHQKFPNASNRNLANQTLGVNTTTGRERQPMFMSTPMPNTAHSPMSYPGSHFNQPISPIGNMQPSQVVSNENTPIVFSAKHDGLYLYVSRMLRSIWQMRCVNERFCSNLTYSDCTLLQADLRSLRSFLEVHSVHDISSSTRVSFDPHLERTNSYNTIMMNNTLLPIPEQRILSDQAQVEEKRSLSALNLFVKHACEVISLWSILNSHSFQLICLQLSPEQQKMLKCCTFRDLLLTRSEVCAFLIISLINLYLKDKASVSEVSKNLRENCPNIYRHEDDVTYKATELLMNAKNCTSPAEKEQKLRTTLQMCKEAAPTLPLHSICQQFISADFFEGVIELSAVCASKSDPEEVGVHFYNNGEPAEDREGYTCFATRMTYYKEVQLMLDHIYQAACNKSQVQEQAQSPSQLKGKASDTRNTAKQTIPKIVAQTLRVKDPLIHVTLYEWLLAHDMLSELLDVVEPSLGEFLRRSVSRNGENVVLIDLLWKYYEKNGHHSQAAQILDNLAMTRSENITLEQRIEYLVRAVMCMRNGNVGSSLTNGIFLKELEDKLDIARVQKAVLVAMTELARHKLEASTAVKELNYALYDITQLYQHFAEPFDLWECQLSILNCSHHNDPLLIESVWGNIINSVVEEPGTTLERSNRLFTKIELLVREYEESGACFPFAFLIRELEIKACQLRLPEGIVPEKLVSMNLDVELLLEYYSRMISMNERVWANEGNEWHLIQSAIRVVSLLADNAQSIWYRSKRRIIGKAQDIVAGCLNICYQKPDTNRLQQSLKELQSRLQRLLV; translated from the exons ATGACAGCTCCGCAAGCACAGCTGGACTTTTTAGTGACGGCGGGAAGTATGCTGGAATGGCATGACAATCTGGACAGGAATAAGCCGGGTCTGCTGGAA TTGACCGGCGTTAGTCAGCATGGACGAGCCACGATGAGTGGGCTCAATGACTACGATTACCAGAGCCTGTCGTTCCTCAAATCGGATGAAACACATAACCTACAACAGCTGCGGACGGTGACCAAATCGGCCATACCCAACGAGATCCTGGAGCACTTCAAGC ACATAAAATGCCACTGCACCATGGGCCTGTTCCCGGAAATTGGTCGTGCCTGGCTGACCATCGACTCGGAGATCTACATTTGGACCTTCAACCAGGCACGGGACGTGGCCTACTACGATGGACTGAGCCACTTGATTGTTAGCGTTGGCCTGATCAAGCCAAAGGCCGGCGTTTTTGTGGAGGACGTCAAGTACCTCCTGCTCCTCACCACGCCCATCGAGGTCATTGTCCTGGGCGTCACCTTCGGCGAGGGTTCGTGCAACGAAATGCAGCTGATGAACAAGCCCATCTTTGTGATTGCCACCGACAACGTGTCCATAAGCGTCATCAAGGGCACGGACGACGGGCGCATCTTTCTGGGCGGTCGCGATGGCTGCCTCTATGAGATATTCTACCAGGCCGAGTCCAGTTGGTTTGGCAAGCGCTGCAAGAAGATAAACCTCTCGCAAGGACTGGTCTCCTTCATGGTTCCCAGCTTCCTCAAAGTATTCTCG GAAGTGGATCCAATCGAGCGAATAGAGATCGATAACAGCCGAAAGCTCCTCTATATTTTAACGGAAAGAGGTGCCATTGAAGCCTGGGACATTAGTACGGACTATACGAATGCGCGAAGGCTAGGAAGGATCACCCAAAACGATATTACAAACCAGGCAGTTAGTCTGATCAC GACTGTGGACCCGTCCATTTTCAAAAGTGTCAAGGCCATCTGCCCTCTGAGTGCTGACGATGCCGGCAAACTGCACCTGGTGGCTGTGACGCAGTGCGGTGTGCGACTTTACTTCTCTACCACATCTCTTAATGTGCAGCAGCAATTCAATGCCACAGCGGTTAGCAGTCAGGGCGACAATACAGGATTTGGTCAGTCGGTAACGCAGCCACCACTGTCGCCCGGGGCCGACGCACCAAAGGGACTGTATCTGCTCCACGTACGTTTGCCACCCGGCTACACTCCAAATGCCACCACCAACAAGCCAAAGCAGGTGCATGCCGCGCACTACACAGAGGGCACCATGTTGATGATCACCACACAGCAGCAGGAACAGGACCTGCTGTGGTCAGTCAGCTCGGCTCCATCGGTTAACTTTACCTACCTAGTGGAGTCGACGGCTCTGGAGAGCCTGGATGGAGTGGTCTGGGGTCTGGCCGAGGTGCAAGAGTCGTCAAAGCGGCTTCTAAAGTCCCCCTTGAACAGTGCCCGCCACTCGCGCAAAGTTGCGCTGCTCACCAACCAGGGCACACATATTATAGAGCTGCTCAAAATGGTCGACGTATTGCGTCAGATCCTGCTATCCTGTCATGGACCCCACCACGAGGAGGTGAAGATGTTCTTCCAGTCGCAGAACCAGCGAGAGGCGTGTGTCACCGCTCTGTTGCTGGCCACTTCGGATAAATATCGTGGCGGCGATATCGCCTTGTGGGCCACCCAGGCGTTCATGCTGTACGGCGGAGAGCCGTGTTTCCAGCATCAAAAGTTCCCCAACGCCAGTAACCGCAACTTGGCGAATCAAACGCTGGGTGTAAATACGACAACGGGGAGGGAGCGACAGCCCATGTTTATGTCAACGCCAATGCCAAATACCGCGCACAGTCCAATGTCTTATCCTGGATCACATTTCAATCAGCCAATCAGTCCAA TTGGGAACATGCAGCCCTCGCAGGTGGTTAGCAACGAGAATACACCAATTGTATTTTCGGCCAAACACGACGGACTCTACCTGTATGTCTCGCGGATGTTGCGTTCAATTTGGCAAATGCGCTGTGTGAATGAGCGTTTCTGCTCCAATCTGACCTACAGCGATTGTACCCTTTTGCAGGCCGATCTGCGCTCCTTGCGTAGCTTTCTGGAAGTACACTCTGTGCACGATATTTCCT CGTCTACTCGAGTTTCATTTGACCCCCATTTGGAAAGAACCAATTCATACAACACCATCATGATGAACAACACTCTTTTGCCCATTCCGGAGCAACGAATTTTATCCGATCAAGCTCAAGTGGAGGAAAAGCGATCACTTTCCGCACTCAACCTCTTTGTCA AACATGCCTGCGAGGTAATATCACTTTGGAGCATCCTAAACTCGCATTCCTTCCAACTGATTTGCCTGCAACTCAGTCCCGAACAGCAAAAGATGTTGAAGTGCTGCACCTTCCGTGACCTGCTACTCACACGTTCTGAGGTCTGCGCATTCTTAATCATCTCGCTGATTAATCTGTACCTCAAGGACAAGGCGAGCGTATCCGAGGTGTCCAAGAACTTGCGCGAGAACTGTCCGAATATCTACAGGCATGAGGATGATGTGACCTACAAGGCCACTGAGCTGTTAATGAATGCGAAGAACTGCACTTCACCCGCCGAAAAGGAGCAAAAGCTGCGTACCACCCTGCAAATGTGCAAGGAAGCTGCTCCCACACTGCCACTGCATAGCATTTGCCAGCAGTTCATTTCCGCCGATTTCTTCGAGGGCGTGATCGAGCTTTCGGCCGTGTGTGCGTCGAAAAGCGATCCGGAGGAGGTGGGCGTCCACTTCTACAACAACGGAGAGCCAGCCGAAGATCGCGAAGGCTACACCTGCTTCGCCACAAGAATGACCTACTACAAGGAGGTGCAACTTATGCTGGACCATATCTACCAAGCTGCATGCAACAAGTCGCAAGTTCAGGAACAAGCGCAATCGCCAAGTCAACTCAAAGGCAAAGCCTCCGATACTAGGAACACTGCTAAGCAAACGATCCCCAAAATTGTGGCTCAGACCCTGCGGGTCAAGGACCCCCTGATCCATGTGACTCTCTACGAATGGCTGCTCGCCCACGACATGCTCAGTGAACTTTTGGACGTGGTCGAGCCCTCGTTGGGAGAGTTCCTGCGCCGCAGTGTGTCGCGAAATGGAGAGAACGTCGTTCTGATCGATTTGTTGTGGAAGTATTACGAAAAGAATGGCCATCACTCCCAGGCAGCCCAGATATTGGACAATTTGGCTATGACACGCAGTGAAAACATAACTCTGGAACAGCGCATCGAGTATCTAGTGCGTGCTGTTATGTGTATGCGAAATGGGAACGTTGGCTCTTCACTAACTAATGGGATATTCCTGAAGGAACTGGAGGACAAG CTGGATATTGCTCGAGTTCAAAAGGCAGTGCTTGTCGCAATGACGGAATTGGCTCGCCATAAACTGGAGGCTTCCACGGCAGTAAAGGAGTTAAATTACGCGCTGTACGATATCACGCAGCTTTACCAGCATTTTGCCGAGCCCTTCGACCTCTGGGAGTGCCAATTGTCCATACTAAATTGCTCCCATCATAACGACCCCCTCCTGATCGAGTCGGTCTGGGGTAACATTATCAACAGCGTTGTCGAGGAACCGGGCACAACTCTGGAACGCAGCAATAGGTTGTTCACGAAAATCGAACTTTTGGTGAGAGAGTACGAGGAATCGGGAGCCTGCTTTCCCTTTGCTTTTCTCATAAGGGAGCTGGAGATCAAAGCCTGCCAGCTGCGCCTGCCCGAGGGAATAGTGCCGGAAAAACTAGTAAGCATGAATCTGGACGTTGAACTGCTCCTGGAATACTATTCGAG GATGATTTCAATGAACGAACGTGTTTGGGCAAATGAAGGCAACGAGTGGCATTTGATCCAATCCGCCATACGAGTGGTGTCCCTCCTGGCAGACAACGCACAATCCATTTGGTACCGCTCAAA AAGACGAATTATTGGCAAGGCTCAAGATATAGTGGCCGGCTGCCTGAATATTTGCTACCAAAAGCCAGACACAAACCGTCTTCAACAATCGCTCAAGGAACTTCAGAGTCGGCTGCAGCGATTATTGGTTTAG
- the Art8 gene encoding uncharacterized protein Art8, translated as MANTYFDEYENLEIHELMLKDRPRQAAYYNAILGNKDLFKDKIVMDVGAGTGILSAFCAKAGARLVYAVEASNVATKVALDLIEDNGLTNVVKVIQSRVEEFVLPAEAEKVDIIVSEWMGFYLLHEGMLDSVLLARDKFLKEGGLLFPSECTIFVAPCSVPSLFDDWHNVDGIKMDTFASKLRAQKSARPEITHLNPQDLLHEGVVFHWMNLLDVQHSELDSIQFKEVVTAQKAGNHQGFCIWFDVRFPGEDSVLSTSPLSPPTHWKQCVVVLPEESCENLEEKSPIAFQITMKRSAADMRKYNLEVDLLDPNTEEHPVPCSCHMTKCILTEAHLKMMDTS; from the exons ATGGCGAATACTTACTTCGATGAATATGAAAACTTGGAG ATCCACGAACTCATGCTGAAGGATCGGCCTCGACAAGCCGCCTACTACAATGCTATTCTCGGGAACAAGGATCTGTTCAAAGATAAGATCGTAATGGATGTAGGCGCCGGCACTGGGATTCTGTCCGCCTTCTGTGCGAAGGCGGGAGCCCGTTTGGTCTACGCCGTGGAGGCATCCAATGTGGCCACTAAGGTCGCCCTGGATCTGATCGAAGATAACGGTCTGACGAACGTGGTGAAGGTGATTCAATCCCGGGTCGAGGAGTTTGTGCTGCCTGCCGAGGCGGAGAAGGTGGACATCATAGTGTCCGAGTGGATGGGCTTCTACCTGCTGCACGAGGGAATGTTGGACTCCGTTCTGCTGGCCCGGGACAAGTTCCTCAAGGAAGGCGGTCTCCTGTTCCCCAGCGAGTGCACCATTTTCGTGGCGCCCTGCTCGGTGCCGTCGCTCTTCGACGATTGGCACAATGTGGATGGCATCAAAATGGACACTTTTGCCAGCAAGTTGCGAGCCCAGAAGTCGGCCAGGCCGGAGATCACTCATCTGAATCCGCAAGACCTTCTCCACGAGGGCGTCGTCTTTCACTGGATGAATCTGCTGGACGTGCAGCACAGCGAATTGGACAGCATACAGTTCAAGGAGGTGGTGACGGCCCAGAAGGCGGGGAACCACCAGGGCTTCTGCATTTGGTTCGATGTGCGATTCCCTGGCGAAGATTCAGTTCTGAGCACATCCCCCCTCTCCCCGCCAACGCATTGGAAGCAATGTGTGGTCGTGCTGCCCGAGGAGTCCTGCGAGAATCTGGAGGAAAAGTCACCAATAGCCTTTCAAATCACCATGAAGCGCAGTGCGGCCGACATGCGCAAGTACAACCTGGAAGTGGATCTGCTGGACCCCAACACGGAGGAGCACCCAGTCCCATGCTCCTGCCACATGACCAAATGCATTCTGACGGAAGCACACCTAAAAATGATGGACACCTCATGA
- the dUTPase gene encoding deoxyuridine 5'-triphosphate nucleotidohydrolase, with the protein MPSSTNCDDIQVAKKMKFEDKCVLKFAKLTENALEPVRGSAKAAGVDLRSAYDLVVPARGKAIVKTDLQVQVPEGSYGRVAPRSGLAVKNFIDVGAGVVDEDYRGNLGVVLFNHSDVEFEVKRGDRIAQFICERIFYPELQLVDKLEDTERGEGGFGSTGVKDLPAAKAQNGNGQKAAEPEEAAPAPAPIAT; encoded by the coding sequence ATGCCATCATCGACCAATTGCGACGACATTCAAGTTGCCAAGAAAATGAAGTTCGAAGACAAGTGCGTGCTTAAATTCGCAAAGCTCACCGAAAATGCCCTGGAGCCGGTAAGAGGATCAGCCAAGGCGGCGGGAGTTGACCTGCGCAGCGCCTATGACCTGGTTGTTCCTGCCCGAGGAAAGGCGATCGTAAAGACCGATCTGCAGGTGCAGGTTCCCGAGGGCTCCTACGGACGGGTGGCCCCGCGATCTGGACTGGCCGTAAAGAACTTCATCGATGTGGGTGCCGGCGTGGTGGACGAGGACTACCGCGGCAACCTTGGCGTCGTCCTCTTCAATCACTCGGACGTGGAGTTCGAGGTGAAGCGTGGCGACCGCATTGCCCAGTTCATTTGCGAACGCATCTTCTATCCGGAACTGCAGTTGGTGGACAAGCTGGAGGACACCGAACGCGGCGAGGGAGGATTTGGTTCCACGGGCGTCAAGGATCTGCCGGCGGCCAAAGCCCAGAATGGCAACGGACAAAAGGCAGCCGAACCGGAGGAAGCTGCTCCCGCTCCCGCTCCCATTGCCACGTAG